The following proteins are encoded in a genomic region of Saccharopolyspora antimicrobica:
- a CDS encoding IS110 family transposase — MFVGDDWAEEHHDVELMDNAGRRLAKARLPEGVAGMARLHTMIGAQFGEDAEDAEVLVGIETDRGPWVAALVAAGYTVMAVNPLQAARFRDRLGVSGAKSDAGDAHVLADMVRTHAHELRPVAGDSDQAEAVKVVARTHKTLIWERTRHTQRLRHALRDYFPAALEAFDDLDAADTLELLAKAPTPEQAARLTVAQINGALKRARRRNIAEKAAAIQATLRSDQLGQPEVVAAAYASSIQALIAVLTVLNTQVKTLQGQVEAHFGQHPAAEIIASQPGLGPVLGARVLAEFGDDPDRYATAKARKNYAGTSPITRASGRKKVALARFVHNDRLIDALMAQAQSALLHSPGARAYYDRQKARGTGHNAALRQLANRLVGILHGCLKTSTPYDETTAWSHHAENIAA, encoded by the coding sequence CTGTTCGTAGGGGATGACTGGGCTGAGGAGCATCACGACGTCGAGCTGATGGACAACGCCGGTCGCCGGTTGGCCAAGGCCCGCCTGCCCGAGGGTGTGGCGGGCATGGCCCGTTTGCACACGATGATCGGTGCTCAATTCGGTGAGGACGCTGAGGATGCGGAGGTGCTGGTCGGGATCGAGACTGACCGGGGGCCGTGGGTGGCGGCGCTGGTCGCCGCCGGGTACACGGTGATGGCGGTCAACCCGTTGCAGGCCGCGAGGTTCCGTGACCGGCTGGGGGTGTCGGGCGCGAAAAGCGACGCCGGCGACGCCCACGTGCTCGCGGACATGGTTCGCACGCATGCCCACGAGCTGCGGCCGGTCGCCGGTGACTCCGACCAGGCCGAGGCGGTCAAGGTAGTGGCCCGCACCCACAAAACGCTGATCTGGGAACGGACCCGCCACACTCAGCGGCTGCGGCACGCGCTGCGTGACTACTTCCCCGCCGCGCTGGAAGCGTTCGACGACCTGGACGCCGCCGACACCCTGGAACTGCTGGCCAAAGCCCCCACCCCGGAACAAGCCGCCCGGCTGACGGTCGCCCAGATCAACGGCGCGCTGAAACGAGCGCGCCGCCGCAATATCGCGGAGAAAGCGGCGGCGATCCAGGCCACGTTGCGCTCCGACCAGCTCGGTCAGCCCGAGGTCGTCGCCGCCGCCTACGCCTCCTCCATCCAGGCGCTGATCGCGGTCCTGACCGTGTTGAACACTCAGGTCAAGACCCTGCAAGGGCAGGTCGAGGCCCATTTTGGGCAGCACCCGGCCGCTGAGATCATCGCCTCCCAGCCCGGTCTGGGACCGGTGCTCGGCGCCCGGGTGCTCGCAGAGTTCGGCGACGACCCCGACCGCTACGCCACCGCCAAAGCCCGCAAAAATTACGCGGGCACCTCCCCGATCACCCGCGCCTCCGGCAGAAAGAAGGTCGCCCTGGCCCGGTTCGTGCACAACGACCGGCTCATCGACGCCCTGATGGCTCAGGCGCAAAGCGCGTTGCTGCACTCGCCAGGCGCCCGCGCCTACTACGACCGGCAGAAAGCCCGCGGCACCGGTCACAACGCCGCCCTGCGCCAACTCGCCAACCGACTCGTCGGCATCCTCCACGGCTGCCTCAAAACCAGCACCCCCTACGACGAGACGACCGCCTGGTCGCACCACGCCGAGAACATCGCAGCTTGA
- a CDS encoding ABC transporter substrate-binding protein, whose product MNRRTLLRGGAALGALGGLVGIADLAAHATRRTVAPSDRLRVGYLPITDAAPLLVAHGSGIFDATGAGVERPVLFRSWASLAEAFLSRQVDVVHLLMPFAVQLRYSLGEQVRILAWNHTNGSSLTVRRDIRSLDELAGRRVSIPYWWSIHNIVLQEVLRRAGLRPVVREEPSAAAGTVELVVMSPADMVPALDSGSIGGYVVADPFNAVAEIKKIGRIHRFIGDVWRDHACCVVLAHQDLLDSDPWRVQALVDSVALAQRSIEHDRGRAAGVLSGDRYLPQPLPAITRALTYDGSGLHHPEWSGQRIGFQPFPFPSYTAGLIRAMHGTVVDGDTAFLQRIDPHLAHGQLVDDRFVRRSLDRLGGPATFGLPHDLHRTEEVNPA is encoded by the coding sequence GTGAACCGCCGCACGCTGCTGCGCGGCGGTGCGGCGCTCGGCGCGCTCGGCGGCTTGGTGGGCATCGCCGATCTGGCCGCGCACGCCACCCGCCGCACGGTTGCCCCGAGCGATCGGCTCCGCGTCGGGTACCTGCCGATCACAGATGCCGCGCCGCTGCTGGTTGCGCACGGCAGCGGGATCTTCGACGCGACGGGCGCCGGTGTCGAGCGCCCGGTGCTGTTCCGCAGCTGGGCGTCGCTGGCCGAGGCGTTCCTGAGCAGGCAGGTCGACGTCGTCCACCTGCTGATGCCCTTCGCCGTGCAGCTGCGGTACTCGCTGGGCGAGCAGGTCCGCATCCTGGCCTGGAACCACACCAACGGCTCCTCGCTTACGGTGCGGCGTGACATCCGCTCGCTCGACGAGCTCGCCGGACGGCGGGTCTCGATCCCGTACTGGTGGTCGATCCACAACATCGTCCTGCAGGAGGTGCTCCGGCGCGCCGGATTGCGGCCGGTGGTGCGCGAGGAGCCTTCCGCCGCGGCGGGAACCGTGGAGCTGGTGGTGATGAGCCCGGCCGACATGGTGCCCGCGCTGGACAGCGGATCCATCGGCGGCTACGTCGTCGCCGACCCGTTCAACGCCGTCGCGGAGATCAAGAAGATCGGGCGCATCCACCGCTTCATCGGCGACGTGTGGCGCGATCACGCGTGCTGCGTCGTGCTGGCCCACCAGGACCTCCTGGACAGCGACCCGTGGCGGGTGCAGGCGCTGGTCGACTCCGTCGCGCTGGCCCAGCGCAGCATCGAGCACGACCGCGGGCGCGCGGCGGGCGTGCTCTCCGGCGACCGCTACCTGCCGCAGCCGCTGCCCGCGATCACCAGGGCGCTGACCTACGACGGATCGGGCCTGCACCACCCGGAGTGGTCCGGCCAGCGGATCGGGTTCCAGCCCTTCCCGTTCCCCAGCTACACCGCCGGCCTGATCCGGGCGATGCACGGCACCGTGGTCGACGGCGATACCGCTTTCCTGCAGCGGATCGACCCGCATCTCGCCCACGGCCAGCTCGTCGACGACCGCTTCGTGCGCAGGTCGCTCGACCGGCTCGGCGGCCCCGCCACGTTCGGGCTGCCCCACGACCTCCACCGCACCGAAGAGGTGAACCCGGCGTGA
- a CDS encoding acyl-CoA dehydrogenase family protein, which produces MSTDPSTPDTSPDYPGRQEVLEFFARKASEVDRGDCDIRPGLRLLGELGLLDLGAPDNADDRLATMLLVVEDVAAGCLSSGFALWAQRMVIEYLSRSSDRPAAARELPALAAGTVIGATAMAPAMRHVAGLEPVPVIATRTAGGVRLDGPIRWASNLFDEALVVVPARFDDGSGVVVQLRTGDPGVTVHTAPELLALGSTASSSISLDGVEIPADAVLSEDLTGFVRSFRPTFLLVQSAFCSGLAGVSREQSRKRLTGLNAEFGPDLADVDGKHESVRRRLFEHARDPQRASDRELLQLRLDAARVAGDATRLEAAISGGAGYVAGSATSRRLREAAFLPVQAPTEGQLRWELSRSA; this is translated from the coding sequence ATGAGCACCGATCCGTCCACACCGGACACCTCGCCCGACTACCCCGGCCGGCAGGAGGTGCTGGAGTTCTTCGCCCGGAAAGCGTCCGAAGTGGACCGCGGTGACTGCGACATCCGGCCGGGCCTGCGGCTGCTCGGCGAACTCGGGCTGCTCGACCTGGGCGCGCCCGACAACGCCGACGACCGGCTGGCCACCATGCTGCTGGTCGTGGAGGACGTCGCGGCTGGCTGCCTGAGCTCCGGGTTCGCCCTGTGGGCGCAGCGCATGGTGATCGAATACCTCAGCCGCAGCAGCGATCGACCGGCGGCCGCGCGGGAACTTCCCGCGCTGGCAGCGGGAACGGTCATCGGCGCGACGGCGATGGCACCGGCGATGCGGCACGTGGCCGGGCTCGAACCGGTACCCGTGATCGCCACGCGCACCGCGGGCGGCGTCCGGCTGGACGGGCCGATCCGGTGGGCCTCGAACCTCTTCGACGAGGCGCTCGTGGTCGTCCCGGCCCGGTTCGACGACGGCAGCGGCGTGGTCGTGCAGCTGCGGACCGGCGATCCGGGCGTGACGGTGCACACCGCGCCGGAGCTGCTGGCGCTGGGCTCCACCGCGTCCTCCTCGATCAGCCTCGACGGCGTGGAGATCCCCGCCGACGCGGTGCTCAGCGAGGACCTGACCGGCTTCGTCCGCTCCTTCCGGCCGACGTTCCTGCTGGTGCAGAGCGCCTTCTGCAGCGGGCTGGCCGGAGTGTCCCGGGAGCAGTCCAGGAAGCGGCTCACCGGGCTCAACGCGGAGTTCGGCCCGGATCTCGCCGACGTGGACGGCAAGCACGAGTCCGTGCGGCGGCGGCTCTTCGAGCACGCCCGCGACCCGCAGCGGGCCAGCGACCGCGAGCTGCTGCAGCTGCGGCTCGACGCGGCGCGGGTCGCCGGGGACGCCACCCGGCTGGAGGCCGCGATCAGCGGCGGCGCCGGTTACGTCGCGGGAAGCGCGACCAGCCGGCGGCTGCGCGAAGCGGCGTTCCTCCCCGTGCAGGCTCCGACCGAAGGGCAGTTGAGGTGGGAACTCTCGCGGTCCGCGTGA
- a CDS encoding ABC transporter permease has product MTISPPRSRARWIAPTAAIAVAVLLWWFLTTVLAGEDRLLNSFAPQHAVPAIADLAQRGVLFGDIAASLWRLLAGLLIAAAIGVPLGFAVGSLVALERATRPVFQFLRMVSPLSWAPVAVALFGIGHRPVIFLVAAAALWPIVLNTAAGVHAVDPGHRLVARSLGATRTEVLTSVVLPATRGHVLTGVRVALGIAWVVLVPAEMLGVDSGLGYQILNARDQLAYDQMMAVILVIGVLGYLLDGLARRALTHRRRQNSA; this is encoded by the coding sequence GTGACCATCTCACCGCCGCGCTCCCGCGCCCGCTGGATCGCGCCGACCGCCGCGATCGCAGTCGCCGTCCTGCTGTGGTGGTTCCTCACCACCGTGCTGGCCGGTGAGGACAGGCTGCTGAACTCCTTCGCACCGCAGCACGCCGTTCCCGCGATCGCCGACCTGGCCCAGCGCGGCGTGCTGTTCGGCGACATCGCGGCGAGCCTGTGGCGGCTGCTCGCCGGGCTGCTGATCGCCGCTGCGATCGGCGTGCCGCTCGGCTTCGCCGTCGGTTCGCTGGTCGCGCTGGAGCGCGCCACGCGCCCGGTCTTCCAGTTCCTGCGCATGGTTTCGCCGTTGTCGTGGGCACCGGTGGCCGTCGCGCTGTTCGGCATCGGGCACCGGCCGGTGATCTTCCTCGTGGCGGCCGCGGCGCTGTGGCCGATCGTGCTCAACACCGCAGCGGGCGTGCACGCCGTCGACCCGGGGCACCGGCTCGTGGCCCGCTCGCTCGGCGCGACGAGGACCGAGGTGCTGACCAGCGTCGTGCTGCCCGCGACCCGGGGCCACGTCCTCACCGGTGTGCGGGTCGCGCTCGGCATCGCCTGGGTGGTGCTCGTCCCGGCGGAGATGCTCGGCGTCGATTCCGGGCTCGGCTACCAGATCCTCAACGCCCGCGACCAGCTGGCCTACGACCAGATGATGGCTGTCATCCTGGTCATCGGCGTGCTCGGCTACCTCCTCGACGGCCTCGCCCGCCGCGCGCTCACCCACCGGCGGCGGCAGAACTCCGCCTGA
- a CDS encoding SagB/ThcOx family dehydrogenase, whose protein sequence is MAVENELVPLALHANSLSAATPWFNSTAYRPNQVRHSHLGFGEQARPAEEFLLASRSHRHDRETANSVADYLDEAFTSLIARTDAESVPDADRVDLPASLPLDRSLDELIQRRTSARSFSREPVDRAEIATLVRAAGGCTHPADSTRRVPGRAVPSAGGLFPVELHIVAIRVAGLDRGAYRFAPKPDAFDRYGDTTAVQALLSEGLGEFGENLPARDAACIALLVGRPWRSMRKYGARGLRFVLHEAGAMSEHLHLAANALGLASTDWAGFYDEPANRALGLDGLYRTLLHTVLIGRPDEA, encoded by the coding sequence GTGGCGGTCGAGAACGAACTTGTCCCGCTGGCGCTGCACGCCAATTCCCTTTCCGCGGCAACGCCGTGGTTCAATTCGACGGCCTACCGGCCCAATCAGGTTCGGCACTCCCACCTCGGGTTCGGCGAACAGGCCCGGCCGGCCGAAGAATTCCTGCTCGCCTCGCGGTCGCACCGGCACGACCGGGAAACCGCGAACTCGGTGGCCGACTACCTCGACGAGGCGTTCACGTCCCTGATCGCCCGGACCGACGCGGAATCGGTGCCGGACGCGGACCGGGTCGACCTGCCCGCGTCGTTGCCGCTGGACCGCAGCTTGGACGAGCTCATCCAGCGGCGCACCAGCGCCCGGTCGTTCAGCCGAGAACCCGTCGACCGCGCGGAGATCGCCACGTTGGTGCGCGCTGCGGGCGGCTGCACGCATCCGGCCGACAGCACCCGGCGCGTTCCGGGGCGCGCGGTGCCCAGCGCCGGTGGGCTTTTCCCGGTGGAGCTGCACATCGTCGCGATCCGGGTGGCCGGACTGGACCGCGGTGCCTACCGATTCGCACCCAAGCCGGATGCGTTCGACCGCTACGGCGATACCACCGCGGTTCAGGCGTTGCTCTCGGAAGGCCTGGGGGAGTTCGGCGAGAACCTGCCCGCGCGCGACGCCGCTTGCATCGCGCTCCTGGTGGGGCGGCCGTGGCGGTCCATGCGCAAGTACGGCGCCCGAGGGCTGCGCTTCGTGCTGCACGAGGCCGGTGCGATGTCCGAGCACCTCCACCTCGCGGCGAACGCCCTCGGGCTGGCCAGCACGGACTGGGCCGGTTTCTACGACGAACCGGCGAACCGGGCGCTCGGGCTGGACGGTCTCTACCGAACCCTCCTGCACACGGTGCTCATCGGCCGCCCCGACGAAGCGTGA
- a CDS encoding ABC transporter ATP-binding protein, producing MGTLAVRVTGAGKTYGPRRLFHDLDLEVTDGEFLVVVGPSGGGKSTLLRALAGLEQLDAGTVEWGDDAGGRPPTGVVFQQPLLMPWLTVRDNVRLGGGYRANRARFEADRADRLLARFGLADLADSYPDQLSGGQAQRVAIARAAAIRPRLLLLDEPFSALDPGTRGDLQRWLRSTTEELELTTVLVTHDVDEALLVGDRIALLDGSGAIGRVWENSADNGALRRELLAHYGTSPKAGVS from the coding sequence GTGGGAACTCTCGCGGTCCGCGTGACCGGCGCGGGCAAGACCTACGGGCCGCGCAGGCTCTTCCACGACCTCGACCTGGAGGTGACCGACGGCGAGTTCCTCGTGGTCGTGGGCCCCAGCGGTGGCGGCAAGTCGACGTTGCTGCGGGCGCTCGCGGGTCTGGAGCAGCTCGACGCCGGAACCGTCGAGTGGGGCGACGACGCCGGTGGCCGACCGCCCACCGGCGTGGTGTTCCAGCAGCCGCTGCTGATGCCGTGGCTGACCGTCCGGGACAACGTGCGCCTGGGCGGCGGCTACCGCGCCAACAGAGCACGTTTCGAGGCCGACCGGGCGGATCGGCTGCTGGCCCGGTTCGGGCTGGCCGATCTCGCCGACTCCTATCCCGACCAGCTCTCCGGCGGCCAAGCGCAACGCGTCGCGATCGCCCGCGCCGCCGCGATCCGCCCGCGGCTGCTGCTGCTCGACGAGCCGTTCAGCGCGCTCGACCCGGGCACCAGGGGCGATCTCCAGCGGTGGCTGCGCAGCACCACCGAAGAACTGGAGCTGACCACGGTGCTCGTCACGCACGACGTGGACGAGGCGCTGCTGGTCGGCGATCGCATCGCGCTGCTCGACGGGTCGGGCGCGATCGGCCGCGTCTGGGAGAACAGCGCCGACAACGGCGCGCTCCGCCGGGAACTGCTGGCGCACTACGGAACCAGCCCGAAGGCGGGCGTGTCGTGA
- a CDS encoding DUF4242 domain-containing protein: protein MSLFLYEIVPADAGRDGIEALLREIGEAASSVGGEIIESQVTGSHDQVFVVVEAADVADLATVLTAERLTGAAEVAGPDQVRLVGAELAEIKAARPKAGYLVEWDFPADLDMDTYLGRKKANAPKYAEVPEVSFLRTYVREDMVKCLCLYDAPDEGVVRKAREVVNTPIDRLHALERSE, encoded by the coding sequence ATGTCGCTGTTCCTTTACGAGATCGTGCCCGCCGATGCCGGCCGCGACGGGATCGAGGCGCTGCTGCGCGAGATCGGCGAAGCCGCATCGTCGGTCGGTGGCGAGATCATCGAATCGCAGGTCACCGGCTCGCACGACCAGGTCTTCGTCGTCGTCGAAGCGGCGGACGTCGCGGACCTGGCCACCGTCCTCACCGCCGAGCGGCTGACCGGAGCGGCCGAGGTGGCGGGGCCGGACCAGGTCCGGCTGGTCGGGGCGGAGCTGGCCGAGATCAAGGCCGCCCGGCCGAAGGCCGGCTACCTTGTCGAGTGGGACTTCCCCGCCGACCTGGACATGGACACCTACCTGGGCCGGAAGAAGGCCAACGCGCCGAAGTACGCCGAGGTTCCCGAGGTCAGCTTCCTGCGGACCTACGTCCGCGAGGACATGGTCAAGTGCCTGTGCCTGTACGACGCGCCGGACGAGGGAGTCGTCCGCAAGGCGCGCGAAGTCGTCAACACCCCGATCGACCGGCTGCACGCTCTGGAGCGGAGCGAGTGA
- a CDS encoding TOMM precursor leader peptide-binding protein, whose amino-acid sequence MHLTGAPRLKRSFSIIPHSPDEVELRSGVWNSLSHTIRDQSASGRLFSLINGLDGTALDDLADNAGTSRAEVDQLVAYLRDLDAIEDTPQSALDHYLDDYAHVLRPAAPPEPPPVRLLGSGDLVEQLNGMLTSSDPALAVLETAAGQQLLDDPDTSWADHPLSMRERLELLAHWRGSLLVWADTRIDPVRLDLLNRIALHLRIPWIHGVIDGPFLHVGPTFLPGATACYACFETRVLMGLTNADGYLRYKRALARAAANGGRPPLLPAVTGLLTSYLALEVINFARTGSSFTAGKSLGLHLPTWEIAVNEVLALPGCRVCAPVPQQEETSLYFDVKAWLDEQD is encoded by the coding sequence ATGCACCTCACCGGTGCTCCCCGCCTCAAGCGGTCCTTCTCGATCATCCCGCACAGCCCCGACGAGGTGGAACTGCGGTCGGGCGTGTGGAACTCGCTCTCGCACACCATCCGCGACCAGTCCGCATCGGGACGGCTGTTCAGCCTGATCAACGGCTTGGACGGGACGGCGCTGGACGACCTCGCCGACAACGCGGGGACCAGCCGCGCGGAGGTCGACCAGCTGGTGGCCTACCTGCGAGATCTCGACGCCATCGAGGACACCCCGCAATCCGCGCTGGACCACTACCTCGACGACTACGCCCACGTGCTGCGCCCGGCCGCTCCACCCGAGCCGCCGCCGGTGCGGCTGCTGGGCAGCGGTGACCTCGTCGAGCAGCTGAACGGGATGCTGACCAGCAGCGATCCAGCACTCGCCGTGCTGGAAACCGCAGCCGGGCAGCAGCTGCTCGACGACCCCGACACCAGCTGGGCCGATCACCCGTTGAGCATGCGCGAGCGGCTGGAGCTGCTCGCGCACTGGCGGGGATCGCTGCTGGTCTGGGCCGACACCCGCATCGACCCGGTGCGCTTGGACCTGCTGAACCGGATCGCCCTGCACCTGCGGATCCCGTGGATCCACGGGGTGATCGACGGGCCGTTCCTGCACGTGGGGCCGACTTTCCTGCCGGGGGCCACCGCCTGCTACGCCTGCTTCGAGACCCGAGTCCTGATGGGACTGACCAATGCCGACGGCTACCTCCGCTACAAGCGCGCCCTGGCACGCGCCGCGGCGAACGGAGGCCGACCACCGCTGCTGCCCGCGGTGACCGGGCTGCTCACGTCCTACCTGGCCCTGGAAGTCATCAACTTCGCCCGCACCGGCTCCAGCTTCACCGCGGGCAAGTCGCTCGGCCTGCACCTGCCGACGTGGGAGATCGCGGTCAACGAGGTGCTCGCGCTGCCCGGCTGCCGCGTCTGCGCGCCCGTCCCGCAGCAGGAGGAGACGTCGCTGTACTTCGACGTGAAGGCGTGGCTCGATGAGCAGGACTGA
- a CDS encoding DUF6519 domain-containing protein, translating to MHADLSRITFHPERGYSAVIAQQGRVQVDADINEQVLNQLYQHRIALVDLIGQHGGPAASAGFKIERLAGRHGLDDLSIGPGRYYVGGVLCDAHRPDPGIPVPDEGEPAPPDPPGPWTYWDQPDGFRDPELPGDRLPAEAPYLVYLRVWERLVTAAEDPELREVALGADTSARIKVVWQVLALPSSELQVRNADAPIGAVEQSFDEWVRGRTENPARLAVRAQRPDDADEPCVLRPDARYRGLENQLYRVEIHDGGPAAEATFKWSRENGSVVFPVDDVDGTWVDLASLGGDTKLDLDVGDFVEFLDTALISRREPRPLLRVEELDLPERRVRLSAEPAVPHRPELHPFLRRWDHRGSRGGAVPVEEGRWIPVEDGVEIFFHRAESEYRSGDHWIVPARTATGDVEWPTDPAGRPLLRPPLGVVEHYAPLAWVTGDQVVDMRLTFGMT from the coding sequence ATGCACGCAGACTTGTCCCGGATCACCTTCCACCCGGAGCGCGGCTACTCGGCGGTGATCGCCCAGCAGGGCCGGGTCCAGGTCGACGCCGACATCAACGAGCAGGTCCTCAACCAGCTCTACCAGCACCGGATCGCGCTCGTCGACCTGATCGGCCAGCACGGCGGCCCGGCCGCCTCCGCCGGGTTCAAGATCGAGCGACTGGCCGGGAGGCACGGCCTGGACGACCTGTCCATCGGGCCGGGCCGCTACTACGTCGGCGGCGTCCTCTGCGACGCGCACCGCCCTGATCCGGGGATTCCTGTTCCGGATGAGGGCGAGCCCGCACCACCGGACCCGCCGGGGCCCTGGACGTACTGGGACCAGCCCGACGGGTTCCGCGACCCGGAGCTCCCCGGTGACCGGCTGCCCGCCGAGGCGCCGTACCTGGTGTACCTGAGGGTGTGGGAGCGGCTGGTCACCGCCGCCGAGGACCCGGAACTGCGGGAAGTCGCGCTGGGTGCGGACACCTCGGCGCGGATCAAGGTGGTCTGGCAGGTGCTCGCGCTGCCGAGCTCGGAGCTCCAGGTGCGCAACGCCGACGCACCGATCGGCGCGGTGGAGCAGTCCTTCGACGAGTGGGTGCGCGGACGCACCGAGAACCCGGCCCGCCTCGCCGTCCGCGCGCAGCGCCCCGACGACGCCGACGAACCGTGCGTGCTTCGGCCCGATGCGCGCTACCGCGGACTCGAGAACCAGCTCTACCGCGTGGAGATCCACGACGGCGGCCCCGCGGCGGAGGCGACTTTCAAGTGGTCGCGGGAGAACGGCTCCGTGGTGTTCCCCGTCGACGACGTCGACGGCACGTGGGTGGATCTAGCGTCGCTCGGCGGTGACACCAAGCTCGACCTCGACGTCGGCGACTTCGTCGAGTTCCTCGACACCGCTCTCATCAGCCGCCGGGAACCGCGCCCGCTGCTGCGCGTCGAGGAGCTCGACCTGCCGGAGCGGCGGGTGCGGCTGTCCGCGGAACCGGCCGTCCCGCACCGCCCGGAGCTGCACCCGTTCCTGCGCCGCTGGGACCACCGCGGCTCCCGGGGTGGAGCGGTTCCGGTCGAAGAGGGCCGCTGGATCCCGGTCGAGGACGGCGTGGAGATCTTCTTCCACCGCGCCGAATCCGAGTACCGCAGCGGTGACCACTGGATCGTGCCCGCCCGCACCGCCACCGGCGACGTGGAGTGGCCCACCGACCCGGCCGGGCGCCCGCTGCTGCGGCCACCGCTCGGCGTCGTGGAGCACTACGCGCCGCTGGCCTGGGTGACCGGTGATCAGGTCGTCGACATGCGGCTCACCTTCGGCATGACCTGA
- a CDS encoding YcaO-like family protein, which yields MSRTDMALAHRTLPKGAQADDLARRAVSPVCGLVPNLGTTFRRRYGLRFALTATEPQGLHQLVGAPPVRPGSLHVGACGPDVDDTRIRTIAESVERYSHFAFPAHHRENFVFAARSDLVASGEPVADTTALDVYAELQFAEPDFPFDRFDPNAPMSWMRMTSLVGGEDVLVPAQLLLVGYQIRDQEPYVQSAVTTGTAVHTDPVKALLNALQELVQLDTVMGHWHTAVPSVRIGWDGRTRALRHLVEEHWSPRFPDPEFHLLPSPDLPGFTVVCLVRGREGHGPAIVLGLGTDGKLTAAMYKALVEASAMVALGTWQDGRAEPGDGFFDLDSNIAHYSDPVNARVVEQRFANCTASQASDLPADTTTDPSSAARRLVAAFRDTGKQLLHADLTTPDVHQLGFHATRVWSPDVLLLSLPGAPPLRHPRFEAYGGFSNQRPHPYP from the coding sequence ATGAGCAGGACTGACATGGCGCTCGCGCACCGCACCCTGCCGAAAGGGGCCCAGGCCGACGATCTCGCCCGACGCGCGGTGAGCCCGGTCTGCGGGCTGGTGCCCAACCTCGGCACCACCTTCCGCCGGCGGTACGGACTGCGCTTCGCGCTCACCGCGACCGAGCCCCAGGGCCTCCACCAGCTCGTCGGTGCGCCGCCGGTCAGGCCGGGCTCGTTGCACGTCGGCGCCTGCGGTCCCGATGTCGATGACACCCGGATCCGCACCATCGCCGAGTCGGTCGAGCGCTACTCGCACTTCGCGTTTCCCGCGCACCACCGCGAGAACTTCGTCTTCGCCGCCCGCAGCGATCTGGTGGCCAGCGGTGAGCCGGTCGCCGACACGACAGCGCTGGACGTCTACGCCGAGCTCCAGTTCGCCGAGCCGGACTTCCCCTTCGATCGGTTCGACCCGAACGCGCCGATGAGCTGGATGCGGATGACGTCGCTGGTCGGCGGCGAGGACGTGCTGGTACCCGCACAACTGCTGCTGGTCGGCTACCAGATCCGTGACCAGGAACCGTACGTCCAGAGCGCGGTGACGACCGGCACGGCGGTCCACACCGATCCGGTCAAAGCGCTGCTCAACGCGCTTCAGGAGCTCGTCCAGCTGGACACCGTGATGGGGCACTGGCACACCGCGGTGCCCTCCGTCCGGATCGGCTGGGACGGGCGGACGCGAGCCCTGCGCCATCTCGTGGAGGAGCACTGGAGCCCGCGGTTCCCCGACCCGGAGTTCCACCTCCTGCCCAGTCCCGACCTGCCCGGCTTCACCGTCGTCTGCCTCGTCCGCGGGCGCGAGGGGCACGGCCCGGCGATCGTGCTGGGGCTCGGCACGGACGGCAAGCTGACCGCAGCGATGTACAAGGCGCTCGTCGAAGCATCGGCGATGGTCGCCCTGGGCACGTGGCAGGACGGCCGCGCCGAACCGGGCGACGGTTTCTTCGACCTCGACAGCAACATCGCGCACTACTCGGACCCGGTCAACGCCCGGGTGGTCGAGCAGCGGTTCGCGAACTGCACCGCCTCGCAGGCCTCCGACCTGCCCGCCGACACCACCACCGACCCGAGCAGCGCCGCGCGGCGACTGGTCGCCGCGTTCCGCGACACCGGGAAACAGCTGCTGCACGCGGATCTCACGACTCCCGACGTCCACCAGCTCGGTTTCCACGCCACCCGGGTGTGGTCACCGGACGTGCTGCTGCTCTCGCTGCCCGGCGCGCCGCCCCTGCGGCATCCCCGCTTCGAGGCCTACGGCGGATTCAGCAACCAACGACCGCATCCCTACCCGTGA